One window from the genome of Natrialba magadii ATCC 43099 encodes:
- the hisG gene encoding ATP phosphoribosyltransferase: protein MRIAVPNKGRLHEPTIDLLERAGLHLENGADRQLYADTVDPDVSVLFARAADIPEYIADGAADMGITGYDQVQEAQVEDVAELLDLEFGTCRLVLAAPEDGEIETVDDLAGKTVATEFPNVTREFFAERGLEPTVVEVSGATELTPHVEISDAIVDITSTGTTLKMNRLAVVEEVLSSSVRLFAREDVREESKVEEVRTALASVKQAEGKRYLMMNVPEERLDDVRDVIPGMGGPTVMDIANGGGEKVAVHAVVNEGDVFETITDVKQAGASDILVTEIERLVE from the coding sequence ATGCGAATCGCCGTTCCCAACAAGGGCCGCCTGCACGAGCCGACGATCGACCTTCTCGAGCGGGCCGGCCTCCATCTCGAGAACGGTGCCGATCGGCAACTCTACGCCGACACCGTCGACCCCGACGTCTCGGTGCTGTTCGCCCGCGCCGCCGACATCCCGGAATACATCGCCGACGGTGCGGCCGACATGGGCATCACCGGCTACGATCAGGTCCAGGAAGCACAGGTCGAAGACGTCGCAGAACTGCTCGATCTCGAGTTCGGGACCTGCCGACTCGTCCTCGCCGCACCGGAAGACGGCGAAATCGAGACCGTCGACGACCTCGCCGGCAAGACCGTCGCGACCGAGTTCCCGAACGTCACCCGCGAATTCTTCGCCGAGCGCGGCCTCGAACCGACCGTCGTCGAAGTTTCCGGCGCGACAGAACTAACCCCCCACGTCGAAATTTCGGACGCCATCGTCGACATCACGAGCACCGGCACGACGCTGAAGATGAATCGACTGGCCGTCGTCGAGGAGGTGCTCTCGAGTTCCGTTCGACTGTTCGCCCGAGAAGACGTGCGCGAGGAATCGAAAGTCGAGGAGGTTCGAACTGCACTGGCATCGGTGAAGCAGGCTGAGGGCAAGCGCTACCTGATGATGAACGTGCCCGAGGAGCGCCTCGACGACGTTCGCGACGTGATTCCGGGGATGGGCGGCCCGACAGTGATGGACATCGCGAACGGCGGCGGCGAGAAGGTCGCGGTTCACGCGGTGGTCAACGAAGGAGATGTGTTCGAGACGATTACGGACGTCAAGCAGGCTGGCGCGAGCGATATTCTGGTAACCGAGATCGAACGGTTAGTGGAGTGA
- a CDS encoding PRC-barrel domain-containing protein yields the protein MSPILASALTEKPVCSVDGRQLGTVRNLTMNPQTGRLESVLVDTDRSDVELRQIPRTPDGELRIAAGAIVGVDDQLVVSLSESDAD from the coding sequence ATGTCCCCGATTCTCGCGAGTGCCCTGACGGAAAAGCCGGTGTGTAGTGTGGACGGCCGACAGCTCGGCACTGTCCGCAATCTGACGATGAATCCACAGACTGGCCGGCTAGAGTCGGTTCTCGTCGACACGGACCGGTCAGACGTCGAACTCAGACAGATCCCGCGGACGCCGGACGGCGAGCTTCGAATCGCTGCGGGCGCAATTGTCGGGGTCGACGACCAGCTGGTTGTGTCGCTGTCAGAGTCAGACGCCGATTGA
- a CDS encoding M48 family metalloprotease, with protein sequence MVAAVVGLVLVTAAFLAGVWAVFYGIFTFLDIVFAAQYAAGITSITLLAIGYLEYTQLETIEQLADAHPVDEEAAPELYQTTTRVAAQLDVPVPTIAVSDRDAPEALVVGFRPENMHLVLSLGTIESVGGANSDELEAVIAHELAHVANRDAMVMTVVSLPVVLADGLSSRIAEIEDPGWLAVFTVPLGFLSAGVLVVGRTITSHLSRARERAADRAAAEVTGSPAALANALRRLDQEVAETPTTDLRDVSGVSSLSIVPLEPAELEKVMLGPEGDREPAYWELTKRLHRLERRLFGTHPPTESRLEALADQEREHERERAQRLL encoded by the coding sequence ATGGTCGCAGCGGTCGTCGGCCTGGTACTCGTCACGGCAGCGTTCCTCGCCGGCGTCTGGGCCGTCTTCTACGGCATCTTCACCTTCCTCGACATCGTGTTCGCCGCGCAGTACGCCGCCGGCATCACCAGCATCACACTGCTGGCGATCGGCTATCTCGAGTACACCCAACTCGAGACGATCGAGCAGCTCGCGGACGCCCACCCGGTCGACGAGGAGGCGGCTCCGGAGTTGTATCAGACGACGACACGGGTTGCGGCCCAGTTGGACGTACCAGTACCGACGATCGCCGTCTCGGACCGCGACGCACCGGAGGCGCTGGTCGTTGGCTTCCGACCGGAGAACATGCACCTCGTGCTCTCACTTGGGACGATCGAGTCGGTCGGCGGTGCGAACAGCGACGAACTCGAGGCCGTGATCGCCCACGAACTCGCTCACGTTGCAAACCGGGACGCGATGGTCATGACGGTCGTCTCCCTCCCCGTCGTGCTCGCCGACGGCCTGAGCTCACGGATCGCCGAGATCGAGGATCCCGGCTGGCTCGCGGTTTTTACGGTGCCGCTCGGGTTTCTCTCGGCGGGCGTGTTAGTCGTCGGACGGACGATCACGAGTCATCTCTCCCGTGCCCGAGAGCGAGCAGCGGATCGGGCGGCTGCAGAGGTGACCGGATCGCCCGCCGCGCTCGCGAACGCCCTCCGGCGACTCGATCAAGAGGTTGCGGAGACGCCGACGACGGATCTCCGTGACGTGTCGGGCGTCTCGTCGCTGTCGATCGTCCCGCTGGAGCCGGCGGAACTCGAGAAGGTCATGCTCGGTCCAGAGGGCGACCGGGAGCCGGCCTACTGGGAACTCACGAAGCGACTCCACCGACTCGAGCGCCGGTTGTTTGGAACGCATCCGCCGACCGAGTCACGACTCGAAGCGCTCGCGGATCAGGAGCGGGAGCACGAACGCGAACGAGCACAAAGACTGCTGTAA
- a CDS encoding DUF7534 family protein codes for MASHDQFARTLALLCTLALVIASVASPADPFTLVRYAAPLLVVAVVLSVALTYGGVLESIRNES; via the coding sequence ATGGCCTCCCACGACCAGTTCGCACGAACACTCGCCCTCCTGTGTACGCTCGCACTCGTCATCGCGAGCGTTGCATCTCCAGCCGATCCGTTCACACTCGTCCGCTACGCCGCACCGCTGTTGGTTGTCGCCGTCGTTCTCTCGGTTGCCCTCACCTACGGCGGGGTACTCGAGTCCATCCGAAACGAGTCGTAG
- a CDS encoding universal stress protein — protein sequence MPEHVLVPIDRSEQSRTALAFALDEYPDATITLLHIIDVGNLAKYGDEGYFFSDDFVDQLRQRGHELLEENQTRAMERVDGVEIETELRTGSPARTITGYVDSHDVDHVIMGSHGRHGVSRVLIGSVAETVTRRSPVPVTIVR from the coding sequence ATGCCAGAACACGTACTCGTGCCGATCGATCGGTCGGAACAATCACGGACGGCGCTGGCGTTCGCCCTCGACGAATACCCGGACGCGACGATTACGTTGCTACACATCATCGACGTGGGAAACCTCGCGAAGTATGGTGACGAAGGCTACTTTTTCAGCGACGATTTCGTCGATCAGTTGCGCCAGCGCGGTCACGAACTGTTAGAAGAGAACCAGACGCGAGCGATGGAACGGGTCGACGGTGTCGAAATTGAGACCGAACTCAGAACGGGTTCGCCAGCGCGGACGATCACAGGGTACGTCGACTCGCACGACGTGGACCACGTCATCATGGGAAGCCACGGTCGCCACGGCGTGAGCCGGGTGTTGATCGGCAGCGTCGCCGAAACGGTGACGCGCCGGTCGCCGGTTCCGGTAACGATCGTCAGGTAA
- a CDS encoding potassium channel family protein — MQPLFLVVGIVLLIAVIVDLFWTTLWVDGGSGPLSGRLTTGVWRGLRFVARERSRALSVAGPLILACTLVMWIGLLWLGWAFLFAGGSTALVNTHTGDPATWPGRLYYVAYTMFTSGNGDYAPTSATWELVSAATTATGMAFVTLAVSYVLSVLGAVSEKRSFASDVTGLGDRSESFVRTGWTGNSPDGSGRGGSTGPSGPPGAVTDGGTNTDAHPHPNAADPFAGLDLPLESLATQLSLLAEQHKSYPILHYYHSEQSAQASAVAVPILDESLTIARHGIPDDQQPNPTLVADARSSVDGYLETLEAAFIEPAAQAPPAPELDRLREDDIPTVADEEFEAALEEHAERRRKLLGVVRADAWEWPPVDD; from the coding sequence ATGCAACCGCTGTTTCTCGTCGTCGGAATCGTGTTGTTGATCGCCGTCATCGTCGACCTCTTCTGGACGACGCTCTGGGTCGATGGCGGCTCCGGTCCGCTGTCGGGACGCCTGACGACGGGTGTCTGGCGCGGACTTCGATTCGTCGCACGGGAACGCTCCCGGGCGCTCAGCGTTGCCGGCCCGCTGATTCTCGCGTGCACGCTCGTCATGTGGATCGGGTTGCTCTGGCTCGGCTGGGCGTTCCTCTTCGCCGGCGGGTCGACTGCGCTGGTCAACACCCACACCGGCGACCCGGCGACCTGGCCGGGGCGGCTCTACTACGTCGCCTACACCATGTTCACTAGCGGCAACGGCGACTACGCGCCAACCAGCGCGACCTGGGAGCTCGTCAGCGCTGCGACGACGGCGACGGGGATGGCGTTCGTCACGCTCGCGGTCTCCTACGTGCTCTCGGTGCTCGGCGCAGTCTCCGAAAAGCGCTCGTTCGCGAGCGATGTGACGGGTCTCGGCGACCGAAGTGAGTCGTTCGTCCGGACGGGGTGGACCGGCAACTCGCCCGACGGCAGCGGCCGTGGCGGCTCGACTGGCCCCAGTGGTCCGCCCGGGGCGGTCACTGACGGCGGCACCAATACGGACGCCCATCCTCACCCCAACGCTGCGGACCCGTTCGCCGGACTGGACCTTCCACTCGAGTCCCTCGCCACACAGCTCAGTCTCCTCGCGGAGCAACACAAATCCTATCCGATCTTGCACTACTACCACAGTGAGCAGTCGGCCCAGGCCTCCGCGGTCGCCGTTCCGATTCTGGACGAGTCGCTCACCATCGCTCGGCACGGGATTCCGGACGATCAACAGCCGAACCCGACGCTGGTTGCGGACGCGCGCTCGAGCGTCGACGGCTATCTCGAGACGTTAGAGGCAGCCTTCATCGAGCCGGCAGCGCAGGCCCCGCCCGCGCCGGAACTCGACCGCCTGCGCGAGGACGACATCCCGACTGTTGCAGACGAGGAGTTCGAGGCGGCACTCGAGGAGCATGCCGAGCGCCGACGGAAGCTTCTCGGTGTCGTCCGGGCTGACGCGTGGGAGTGGCCGCCGGTGGATGACTGA
- a CDS encoding TATA-box-binding protein, producing MTDPKDTINIENVVASTGIGQELDLQSVAMDLEGADYDPEQFPGLVYRTQNPKSAALIFRSGKIVCTGAKSTDDVHESLRIVFDKLRELQIQVNEDPEIVVQNIVTSADLGRNLNLNAIAIGLGLENIEYEPEQFPGLVYRLDDPEVVALLFGSGKLVITGGKKPEDAEHAVDKIVSRLEDLGLLE from the coding sequence ATGACGGATCCGAAGGACACCATCAACATCGAAAACGTGGTGGCGTCGACCGGCATTGGACAGGAACTCGACCTCCAGAGCGTCGCAATGGACCTCGAGGGGGCCGACTACGACCCCGAGCAGTTCCCCGGTCTCGTCTACCGCACCCAGAATCCCAAGTCCGCAGCACTCATCTTCCGTTCGGGGAAGATCGTCTGCACTGGCGCAAAGAGCACTGACGACGTCCACGAGAGCCTCCGTATCGTCTTCGATAAGCTCCGTGAACTCCAGATCCAGGTCAACGAAGACCCGGAAATCGTCGTCCAGAACATCGTCACCTCGGCCGACCTCGGCCGCAACCTCAACCTGAACGCTATCGCGATCGGGCTGGGACTGGAGAACATCGAGTACGAGCCAGAGCAGTTCCCTGGCCTCGTCTACCGCCTCGACGACCCAGAAGTCGTCGCACTGCTGTTCGGTTCGGGGAAGCTCGTTATTACCGGCGGCAAGAAGCCCGAAGACGCCGAACATGCCGTCGACAAGATCGTTTCCCGACTCGAAGATCTCGGTCTCCTCGAGTAA
- a CDS encoding RNA methyltransferase has translation MYFLELGGEDDAFAAREAASAASDVRRIAPGLATARGIEPSRVRGLAYTHRASELLGRTDADLASAQALLEAAEPGLEYDSAEAETTVAVRATDVHGATGVDTAQAERELGQVLVDRGFGVDLDDPDRVLRAVFSAGGSGNDDNGDSDNDGDSDSDADSDGDTVCALGWLVAESVRDFGTRAPTDKPFFQPGSMDPLLARAVANIAGARPGRTLLDPMCGTGGVLVEAGLVGADVIGTDAQAKMAGGAQKNLSHFLDRDEPSPTGVERGSWHVGRGDGTRLPLADNAVDGVVFDAPYGRQSKVDTHRLEDLVAGALSEARRVATRAVVVADRSWEHEARQAGWELESVFERRVHRSLTRYVLVLE, from the coding sequence ATGTATTTCCTCGAGCTCGGCGGCGAGGACGACGCGTTTGCGGCCCGCGAAGCGGCGAGTGCCGCGAGCGACGTCCGCCGAATCGCACCCGGGCTCGCTACCGCGCGCGGTATCGAACCATCGCGCGTCCGTGGACTGGCCTACACCCACCGCGCGAGCGAGCTGCTCGGACGAACTGACGCGGATCTCGCGAGCGCGCAGGCACTTCTGGAGGCAGCGGAACCTGGACTCGAGTACGACTCGGCCGAGGCAGAAACGACAGTCGCGGTTCGCGCGACGGACGTTCACGGCGCGACCGGAGTCGACACCGCACAGGCCGAGCGCGAACTCGGGCAGGTGTTGGTCGACCGCGGCTTCGGTGTGGACCTCGACGACCCGGATCGGGTGTTGCGGGCGGTGTTTTCGGCTGGCGGCAGTGGAAACGATGACAACGGCGACAGCGACAATGACGGTGACAGCGACAGTGACGCCGACAGCGACGGCGACACTGTCTGCGCCCTCGGCTGGCTCGTCGCCGAAAGCGTTCGGGACTTCGGCACCCGCGCACCGACTGACAAACCCTTCTTCCAGCCCGGCAGCATGGACCCGCTGCTCGCCCGCGCGGTCGCGAACATCGCCGGCGCACGACCCGGGCGCACCCTTCTCGACCCAATGTGTGGCACCGGCGGCGTCCTCGTCGAGGCCGGCCTCGTCGGCGCGGACGTAATCGGCACCGACGCGCAGGCGAAGATGGCCGGAGGAGCTCAGAAGAACCTGAGCCATTTCCTGGATCGAGACGAGCCGTCCCCAACTGGCGTCGAACGCGGTTCCTGGCACGTCGGCCGCGGCGACGGCACCCGCCTCCCGCTCGCCGACAACGCCGTCGACGGCGTCGTCTTCGACGCACCCTACGGTCGCCAGTCGAAGGTCGACACCCACCGGCTCGAGGACCTCGTCGCCGGCGCGCTCTCGGAAGCCCGCCGCGTCGCCACCCGCGCCGTCGTCGTCGCCGACCGCTCGTGGGAACACGAGGCGCGCCAGGCTGGGTGGGAACTCGAGTCCGTCTTCGAGCGACGGGTGCATCGCTCGCTGACGCGGTACGTGCTTGTACTCGAATAA
- a CDS encoding acyl-CoA thioesterase, with protein sequence MPTVLDTRIQNRFRVQPNHANNNATLHGGTLMKWLDEVGAMSAMRFAGETCVTARVNELDFERPIRIGDTALVEAYVYDSGRTSVHVALRAWREEPRSGETERTTASSFTFVAIDEDNTPVPVPELSAETEEGEQLRERALAADY encoded by the coding sequence ATGCCAACCGTCCTCGACACTCGGATTCAGAACCGCTTTCGCGTCCAGCCGAATCACGCGAACAACAACGCCACACTCCACGGCGGCACCCTGATGAAGTGGCTCGACGAGGTCGGCGCGATGTCGGCGATGCGCTTTGCCGGCGAGACCTGCGTCACCGCACGAGTGAACGAACTCGACTTCGAGCGCCCGATCCGGATCGGTGACACCGCACTCGTCGAGGCCTACGTCTACGATTCGGGCCGGACGAGCGTCCACGTCGCGCTCCGAGCCTGGCGCGAGGAACCCCGCAGCGGCGAGACCGAGCGGACGACCGCGTCCTCGTTCACGTTCGTCGCGATCGACGAGGACAATACGCCGGTTCCAGTGCCCGAATTGTCCGCCGAAACGGAGGAGGGGGAACAGCTTCGAGAGCGTGCGCTTGCGGCGGACTACTGA
- a CDS encoding AAA family ATPase produces the protein MDAPLWTDTHAPELAELPQDDAREYLERAVDEPINLLLQGPPGSGKTAAARALAREAHADPDNDLIEINVADFFGRTKTEIKNDPRFAQFLVGRSSMSKRDMINHVLKESASYASVSGEYKTILLDNAEDVREDFQQALRRIMEQHHRTTQFIIATRQPTKLIPPIRSRCFPVSFRSPSSAETVAVLERIVEAEDVDYEPDGLEFVAGYANGNLRQAILAAQTTVEDAGELTMSAAYETIGEVGLDDEIESMLDDAEAGEFTDARKTLDDLLVDEGLDGEEVLDSILRLSRKRYQGEKLARMHRLAADIEFEMHEGSSDRIHVSHLLAELGRDA, from the coding sequence ATGGACGCGCCGCTGTGGACCGACACGCACGCCCCCGAGTTGGCCGAGTTGCCACAGGACGACGCCCGTGAGTACCTAGAGCGGGCCGTCGACGAGCCGATTAATCTCCTCTTACAGGGGCCACCCGGCAGCGGCAAGACGGCAGCAGCCCGCGCACTCGCCCGCGAGGCACACGCCGACCCCGACAACGACCTGATCGAGATCAACGTCGCCGACTTCTTCGGGCGGACGAAAACCGAGATCAAGAACGACCCACGTTTCGCACAGTTCCTCGTCGGTCGTTCCTCGATGTCCAAGCGGGACATGATCAACCACGTCCTCAAAGAATCCGCGAGCTACGCTTCCGTTTCGGGCGAGTACAAGACAATTCTGCTCGACAACGCCGAAGACGTCCGCGAGGACTTCCAGCAGGCGCTGCGCCGGATCATGGAGCAACACCACCGGACGACGCAGTTTATTATCGCGACCCGCCAGCCGACGAAACTCATCCCGCCGATCCGCTCGCGCTGTTTCCCCGTCTCCTTTCGCTCACCGAGCAGCGCGGAGACCGTCGCCGTCCTCGAGCGCATCGTCGAGGCCGAGGACGTCGACTACGAACCGGACGGACTCGAGTTCGTCGCGGGCTACGCGAACGGCAACCTCCGGCAGGCGATACTCGCAGCCCAGACGACGGTCGAGGACGCGGGTGAACTCACGATGAGTGCAGCCTACGAGACGATCGGTGAGGTCGGACTGGACGACGAGATCGAGTCGATGCTCGACGACGCGGAAGCCGGCGAGTTCACCGACGCTCGAAAGACGTTAGACGACCTGCTCGTCGACGAGGGACTGGACGGTGAGGAAGTCCTCGATTCGATTCTACGGCTCTCGCGAAAACGATATCAGGGCGAAAAACTGGCGCGAATGCACCGACTCGCCGCGGATATCGAGTTCGAGATGCACGAGGGCTCGAGCGATCGGATTCACGTCTCGCATCTGCTGGCGGAGCTCGGTCGGGACGCCTGA
- a CDS encoding DUF7282 domain-containing protein, with translation MSSRPTFGTIKRVVAILIAIAIVLAAGIVVGQAPALFGIDDDPEATIEFEDQQQNGSVVVIDEVTLSDGGYVVITDGADATEPLAVSEPLSDGTHEELTIDRDDDSEQELLGRLTATVHQDTADEDDFAYAETDGTEDQPYLSAGYPVSDTATVTAEEIDDTLEDSFTVEDLDVPTSATTNETMEVTAEVRNPTDLDDQQPVELRLDGQLLEWQTLDLEGGESTTVTFEVDTRGTPPGERVLGVYTDRDGIHETIELEFHTEPAVTVTDASESRVITDVAIPVEGFVAVVENGDEENATDETDIDPDDWEILGASDQLEPGEHEEVRVSFDENVSVDDDDELTAVIYEGDPEDREAASLYEPDADEIVVDEEALPELVVTTFTVGEVRTNAE, from the coding sequence ATGAGTTCGAGACCGACTTTCGGCACGATCAAACGTGTCGTCGCTATCCTGATCGCGATTGCGATCGTCCTCGCGGCGGGCATCGTTGTCGGACAGGCTCCTGCCCTGTTCGGCATCGACGACGACCCCGAGGCCACGATCGAATTCGAGGATCAACAGCAGAACGGCTCTGTTGTCGTCATCGACGAGGTCACCCTCTCCGACGGCGGCTACGTCGTCATCACCGACGGTGCCGACGCGACCGAACCGCTCGCCGTCTCGGAGCCGCTCTCTGACGGTACCCACGAGGAACTCACCATCGACCGAGACGACGACTCAGAGCAGGAATTGCTCGGTCGCCTCACCGCGACGGTCCACCAGGACACCGCAGACGAGGACGACTTCGCCTACGCCGAGACCGACGGCACCGAAGACCAGCCGTACCTCTCGGCCGGCTACCCCGTCAGCGACACCGCCACCGTCACCGCCGAGGAAATCGACGACACACTCGAGGACTCCTTCACCGTCGAGGACCTCGACGTGCCGACCAGTGCCACGACGAACGAAACCATGGAGGTCACCGCCGAGGTCCGCAACCCGACCGACCTGGACGACCAACAGCCCGTTGAACTCCGTCTCGACGGCCAGCTACTCGAGTGGCAGACGCTCGACCTCGAGGGCGGCGAGTCGACGACGGTCACCTTCGAGGTCGACACTCGTGGGACGCCACCCGGCGAGCGAGTCCTGGGCGTCTACACCGACCGTGATGGCATCCACGAGACGATCGAACTCGAGTTCCACACGGAGCCAGCCGTTACGGTTACTGACGCGAGCGAGAGTCGCGTGATTACGGACGTGGCGATTCCGGTCGAGGGATTCGTTGCGGTCGTCGAGAATGGGGACGAGGAGAACGCGACAGACGAGACTGACATCGATCCCGATGACTGGGAGATACTCGGCGCGAGCGACCAACTCGAGCCGGGTGAGCACGAGGAGGTGCGCGTCTCGTTCGACGAGAACGTCTCGGTCGACGACGACGACGAGCTGACGGCGGTCATCTACGAGGGTGATCCGGAGGACCGCGAGGCGGCCTCCCTGTACGAACCGGATGCCGACGAAATCGTCGTCGACGAGGAGGCGTTACCTGAACTGGTTGTGACGACGTTCACCGTCGGCGAGGTGCGGACCAACGCGGAGTGA
- the rnz gene encoding ribonuclease Z, producing the protein MPLRVTFLGTAGAVPTTNRNPSGIHVAREGEELLFDAGEGIQRQMMRFGTGFSISHLFVTHLHGDHVLGIPGLLQTMDFNDREEPLAVHTPHGTRRQLKGLVNALGNRPSFPVRINEVGDGDVAYRADEYEIRAFGTDHDTRSVGYALVEDDRKGRFDREHAEELGVPVGPKFSKLHNGEPVELEDGTVVDPEQVVGEPRPGRSLVYTGDTRPTVATIEAADEPDLLIHDATFAEDRADRAAKTAHSTAQQAAEIATRAGAKRLALMHISSRYAGHTGDHLAEARDVFDGEVFVPEDGDLVELEYTDAK; encoded by the coding sequence ATGCCACTACGCGTGACGTTCCTTGGGACGGCGGGCGCGGTTCCGACGACGAACCGGAACCCGAGCGGAATCCACGTCGCCCGCGAAGGAGAGGAACTGCTGTTCGACGCCGGCGAGGGAATCCAGCGCCAGATGATGCGCTTCGGGACCGGTTTCTCGATTTCGCACCTGTTCGTCACGCATCTCCACGGCGACCACGTTCTCGGAATTCCGGGACTGCTCCAGACGATGGACTTCAACGACCGCGAGGAGCCACTCGCCGTTCACACCCCACACGGGACGCGACGCCAGCTCAAGGGACTCGTCAATGCGCTCGGCAACCGCCCTTCGTTTCCAGTGCGAATTAACGAAGTGGGCGACGGCGACGTGGCCTACCGCGCCGACGAATACGAAATTCGAGCGTTCGGCACGGACCACGATACGAGATCTGTTGGGTACGCACTCGTCGAAGACGACCGCAAGGGCCGCTTCGACCGCGAACACGCCGAAGAACTGGGCGTCCCCGTCGGCCCGAAATTCTCGAAACTACACAACGGCGAGCCAGTCGAACTCGAGGACGGCACCGTCGTCGACCCCGAACAGGTCGTCGGCGAACCCCGGCCCGGCCGCAGCCTCGTCTATACCGGCGACACGCGGCCAACGGTGGCGACGATCGAGGCCGCGGACGAACCCGACCTCCTGATCCACGACGCGACCTTCGCCGAAGACCGCGCAGATCGAGCAGCCAAGACCGCTCACTCGACGGCCCAGCAGGCTGCTGAGATCGCGACCCGCGCCGGCGCGAAACGGCTGGCACTGATGCACATCTCCTCGCGCTACGCCGGCCACACCGGCGACCACCTCGCCGAGGCGCGCGACGTATTCGACGGCGAGGTGTTCGTCCCCGAGGACGGCGATCTGGTCGAACTCGAGTACACGGACGCGAAGTAG